Proteins found in one Arachis stenosperma cultivar V10309 chromosome 8, arast.V10309.gnm1.PFL2, whole genome shotgun sequence genomic segment:
- the LOC130946867 gene encoding uncharacterized protein LOC130946867 translates to MSDEQSDFAMMNPWDIRDPCDMIDFDAEDEAPQFRFLSTTIEADVLRMIEAELFVDDDNVGGNPPPQPQPDWDMEKMLELIAGDVGGHQPLQPQPQSNLHSDKRNMTEQLDNQPPRSWNDNKENTKKRRRRRRSEEQSDSAMMNPWDMIDFDVDEAPQFQFECPPLPEPVWNGDENNVGEPCAMDVSGNQPPQPVIDSCFPEAMKRTEHYWGSQPLQSQPEPCAMDVSGNEPPQPVINSCFPEVMKRTEYYWGSPLSGSQPLQSQSQSQSRAIDVCGNQPLQSHPQSQTDIVRTLTDEFFADTCGYPPPQPQTEWDTSRNMLELIPNVGAHPQPQPPVWTWEENKAFESIITSCFQDDIQNRWEDVAARLPGRTPTQLQERFQKLMNDINNMTIMMEHNPLSIPINATTPLHHHHHHTLIPLIIITGRSSCQLQRRR, encoded by the exons atgagtgACGAGCAATCAGATTTTGCAATGATGAATCCATGGGATATCAGAGACCCGTGCGATATGATAGACTTTGATGCCGAGGATGAAGCACCGCAGTTTCGGTTTTTGTCGACGACGATAGAGGCAGATGTGTTGAGGATGATAGAGGCAGAGCTTTTTGTCGACGACGACAATGTGGGTGGTAATCCGCCGCCTCAGCCCCAGCCGGATTGGGATATGGAGAAGATGTTAGAGCTGATTGCCGGCGACGTCGGTGGTCATCAACCACTTCAACCTCAACCTCAGTCCAACCTGCACTCAGATAAAAGGAATATGACAGAGCAGTTGGATAATCAACCACCTCGTTCTTGGAACGACAACAAGGAGAACacgaagaagagaagaagaagaagaaggagtgAAGAGCAATCAGATTCTGCAATGATGAATCCGTGGGATATGATAGACTTTGATGTCGATGAAGCACCGCAGTTTCAGTTTGAGTGTCCGCCTCTGCCTGAGCCCGTCTGGAATGGGGACGAAAACAATGTAGGTGAGCCGTGTGCCATGGACGTGAGTGGTAATCAACCACCTCAGCCGGTTATTGATTCGTGTTTCCCGGAAGCTATGAAGAGGACAGAGCACTACTGGGGAAGCCAACCACTTCAGTCTCAGCCTGAGCCATGTGCCATGGACGTGAGTGGTAATGAACCACCTCAGCCAGTTATTAATTCGTGTTTCCCGGAAGTTATGAAGAGGACAGAGTACTATTGGGGAAGCCCATTATCTGGTTCTCAACCACTTCAGTCTCAGTCTCAGTCTCAGTCACGTGCCATTGACGTGTGTGGTAATCAACCACTTCAGTCTCACCCTCAATCTCAGACGGATATAGTAAGGACGCTGACGGATGAGTTTTTCGCTGACACGTGTGGTTATCCACCACCTCAGCCTCAGACTGAGTGGGATACCAGTAGGAACATGTTAGAGCTGATTCCCAATGTCGGTGCTCATCCTCAACCTCAACCTCCGGTCTGGACTTGGGAGGAGAATAAAGCATTTGAGTCAATTATTACCAGTTGTTTTCAGGATGATATCCAGAACCGCTGGGAGGACGTGGCTGCTCGTCTCCCCGGCAGGACCCCGACACAGCTGCAAGAACGCTTTCAGAAGCTGATGAACGACATCAATAACATGACCATCATGATGGAACACAACCCTCTCTCCATCCCTATCAATGCAACAACACCAttacaccaccaccaccatcacacCCTTATTCCACTCATCATCATCACGG GGAGGAGCTCGTGCCAGCTGCAGAGGAGGAGGTAG